One genomic segment of Drosophila willistoni isolate 14030-0811.24 chromosome 2R unlocalized genomic scaffold, UCI_dwil_1.1 Seg200, whole genome shotgun sequence includes these proteins:
- the LOC124460379 gene encoding uncharacterized protein LOC124460379: MRTEYAVEFSVAFFIFCAYSRADPEAYIAIENGLKSLSNVVVKYQSEFDMKIKFGPLQEAIDEIDKALIGIQGTATSKTIELHKTNKDARLAYQNCVGPVFEWCVSINRTLDLFIPYIADKQLTNDDRNIIWLMNIDALSDGQGKVSSSLELLKSVQNKTADLKILLDAIKHDLHHDLAPQRQDKDGIQESLARHNVYATGAYATAGVIGTIFTLIGIITMGPIGAALGIGVAFTSVGLAHVFDKDNKASLEQQLKSIDTFFSIIDEKITNASKIADQVNIDLEEDKKNLYALSGLITAANRNNQALLNSSPNLRKLLVPSFQALGKSCYEYTIWHGYGSTGYQLKNGRAKRHVTETCKTNRWKALQTRMKSFSLNTTFATIVSQAHSFLMEIDCEEINLPVPATNEISKDPLRYPINPSKIISSQSNPTLNIIASYLKYV; this comes from the exons ATGCGAACCGAGTATGCAGTGGAGTTTTCGGtcgcattttttattttctgcgcTTATTCTCGTGCTGATCCGGAAGCATATATAGCTATTGAAAATGGCCTCAAAAGTCTGTCAAACGTCGTAGTGAAATATCAAAGTGAATTCgatatgaaaattaaatttggtCCATTACAAGAAGCCATTGATGAAATTGACAAAGCTTTAATAGGCATTCAGGGTACAGCTACAAGTAAAACAATTGAATTGCACAAAACGAACAAGGACGCGCGGTTGGCATACCAAAATTGTGTTGGTCCTGTATTTGAATGGTGTGTTTCGATCAATCGTACGCTTGATCTGTTTATCCCATATATAGCTGACAAACAATTGACAAACGATGACCGAAATATTATATGGCTTATGAATATCGATGCGCTGAGTGATGGTCAAGGTAAAGTCTCCAGCTCATTGGAATTATTGAAATCTGTACAAAACAAGACGGCCGATCTGAAAATTTTATTGGATGCCATAAAGCATGATCTACATCATGATCTTGCTCCACAACGACAGGACAAAGATGGGATTCAGGAATCTTTGGCAAGGCATAACGTATACGCCACAGGTGCATATGCCACCGCTGGAGTAATTGGGACTATTTTCACTTTGATTGGAATTATCACAATGGGTCCTATAGGTGCAGCATTGGGCATCGGTGTGGCATTTACCTCTGTAGGCCTGGCACATGTTTTCGATAAGGACAACAAAGCTTCGTTGGAACAACAATTGAAAAGCATAGATACGTTTTTCAGTATTATTGatgaaaaaataacaaatgcTAGTAAAATTGCTGATCAGGTCAATATAGACTTGGAGGAAGATAAGAAGAATCTTTATGCACTTTCTGGTCTGATCACAGCTGCAAATAGA AACAACCAAGCTTTATTGAACTCTTCTCCGAATTTGCGAAAACTTCTTGTTCCAAGCTTTCAGGCTTTGGGAAAATCATGTTATGAGTACACAATTTGGCACGGATATGGCTCAACAGGTTATCAACTTAAAAATGGCAGAGCTAAACGTCATGTAACCGAGACTTGTAAAACTAATAGATGGAAGGCATTGCAAACTCGAATGAAATCGTTTTCTTTGAACACCACATTTGCCACCATTGTCTCCCAAGCTCATTCTTTTTTAATGGAAATCGATTGTGAAGAAATAAATTTGCCTGTACCAGCTACAAATGAAATTTCCAAAGATCCATTGCGTTACCCAATTAACCCATCAAAAATAATTTCGTCACAATCAAATCCTACACTGAATATAATTGCATCATATTTAAAATACGTTTAA